The sequence below is a genomic window from Juglans regia cultivar Chandler unplaced genomic scaffold, Walnut 2.0 Scaffold_46, whole genome shotgun sequence.
atttagaGATCAATTATTCACTctccaaaacatattttattcattttttctcaCTCCTCCCTTTCTTGAGAAATTTGTATTATATTGTAATGATGTTAGagaaatttgtattttaatgattttggaGAAATTTGTATTGCAATGAATTTGTATTGTATTTGTATTATAATGAATTTGTAGTGTAAtgtatttatattgtattgtattttcaTGTTAATATGTGCTGTTTATGAGCACACGAGATtcattttttgtgtatataaatttgatttttttttttttacgagaatttgatgtattttattatatatggaattactaaatttggatgcatgaaattgtattaatatatgtacAGATGCTATgaaattgtattaatatatgtacAGATGCTATGAAATTGTATTaaggtaaaaaattaataataataaaataataatattttattattattttgtctcaaatatgtataaatCAATGTTGGAGTTTTGCTTAAATGGTAAAGTGAATATACAAAAGAGATGattttacatatgtatatgcatagaCCGATGctaatactaaaataatattcGTAAATATACATTCCATTTCTgcctttttctttatatttattaatatgactaaaatatttgaGAACCTCACCAAGGAAATCTGCTGAGGAGAGGTTTATATGCTAGATTTAAGTGTTTTAAATgcctgtttttctttcaaaattaaaatttaaaattttgaaaattttaaaaatctctcatcttattattataattttttaaatttttacataaaataaaataaataattcaacttttttaaattttaaaataaaaataatattaaaatatatattttaataatattttatttaattttttaattttaatcttaactaatctcatcttatctctaaaaataaacgaaattcTAGAATCatccttttcaaattctcattcAAACTCAATGACATCAAGTCGAAGAGAGATGATGTCAgtcatacaatatttattattatttatataaattttttggataatattttctttttgacttGGCTCAAAGAAAAtgtagtttaagaaaaaaacaaaaaatgagaaaaataaggcaagcaaattgtatatatatgttgaactTCTTCTACTTAAAAAGTCTCAAGTGTGtgtctatataatatatatatatatataatatatatatatatatatatatatatatataatttggaccAAAGGAAGTAAAGATAAGTCTTGGTTTACATGGTCAGAGGGCTGGCTTAATTTCCTCTAGATTTTTCATCGAATAATCAGCATGCATTAGGGAAAGAATGCAATGTCATGCATCTAGAAATTATagaacactacaaaaaaaattgtttatttatggtcagttaattctaacgaaatgactatttacagttaaaatgagtctgttttaatcacaaataatttttttgcaacaattaaataaccacaaaaatctatttttcttgtagtgaaattatcatattttttttcctaaaacgttttaaaaattctaatatatGTCTGAATAATTCCTTTCATGTATTTGTCACATGTTCTATAAGGACCACTTTCGGATAATGGCTATAATTCTTCTGTTCTCCCTTTCTCATTACTATTaatttcatagaaaataataaactaacCTCAAATCCCACGATACTATGTGTTCGTTAGGATGAATTGTGCCCAACTTgcatattatgaatattttttaagaggACTGTTACAtccataaaagaattatacaaaaataatcttataaattgatgtgattttatcttatccattaaatctattttataataaaaataattttacaatctgacaaatcacatcaagccatatcaatttgtatGATTGcttttgtataatcattttgtgattcgagtattttttattttttaatataatatctttatattatataatataataatataatagtattttgattatttcatcCCTTAGGTGTTAGGTGGATCCACTCAAGGTGCGACCAACGTCAATCAAAGCTTCCAAAACAATTTGGTCTTAGGGAAACCTACTTTTAGAATCAATGATCGCAGGAGTAGTATTGTAAACGTgccaaacattttttattttataaacagtttatatatatgtagaagcACAAAGCATGAAACTAGTTCAATTAATGTTCAAGGAACGTCTAAAACTGATGGATTTAGATCATATCAGTGACATTTCAAGTCTCTAAACTTCCTAAATCCATGGATATTGGATCCACCTCCATTTCCTCAAATATAAGTCCTACAATAGATTATTAAAACTCTTGATGGATTATAAAGTAATCCTACTTAAACTACCATGAAATATATGTTTAGTTCTGCGTAGAGAAGTGAAATATATGTTTAGTTCTGCATAGAGaagtattaagaatataatataaataattaaggttgcatttggatattgaattaagtttagttaaattgagttgagatgataaaatattattagaatattattttttaatattattattattttaagatttgaaaaagttaaattgtttatcatatttctcatcaatttaaatttttgagataaataatttcacataatattAGAGcaaatattctaaattcaaatcttaACTCTATATCTtactctatttaattaaatattcaacgTGTTTGGCTCACTTATTGAGAGGAGAGTCTAGCTcacacataaagataaatattaaaaatataatacgaataattaaatctacctaagaagaaaaatactttaatttataaataaattcttacaaaaaaaattataaattaatatgatccAATATCTGACGTTATATTAAATCaggttaatttataaatttatatttataaatttttttataaatattaaaaaaatgagaaattagcAGAATAAAGATGGAGGGCTGACCCGTTCAAAAGAGGATTTGGctaatagcatttttcattataCATCCGTACTTTGGAAAAAGAGCCCAGCAGGATAATAAGACTATTTTCTCACACATAACCGCGTGGAAGTTTCCAACCATTCCCAATCATCCTACTTCTTTTTCTCATTGGGCATGTGTTGTCTCTTTCCGCCGAGGATTCATTCTGCACCAgctgtatctatatatatggtacATGGCAATGACAGAGAAAGGgtaacaaaatcaaattcaaaactaGAAGAGCTGAAGAATGGAGGTAACCCAACCAGGTTTTCGCTTTTACCCAACTGAAGAAGAGCTAGTTTCCTTCTACCTGCACAAAAAGCTTGAAGGGACGAGACCAGATTTGCACCGGGTTATCCCTGTTGTTCCGGTTTATGACATAGAACCTTGGAACCTTCCAAGTACTGATCTCTTCCCCCAAATCCTCAacattgttttgcattttcttattttgggttttggttgatctttttggatttttaacTCAATTGGGTGAGCTAAAAATGGAGTTTTTCTTTGGTATGTGTTGCAGAGCTTGCAGGAGAGCTGTGTCAAGGAGATACAGAGCAATGGTTTTTCTTTACGCCAAGACAGGAAAGAGAAGCCAAGGGAGGAAGACCCTGCAGAACAACAGTTTCTGGGTACTGGAAGGCAACCGGCTCTCCTGGCTACGTTTATTCATCGGATAACCGGGTGATTGGAGTGAAGAAAACAATGGTTTTCTATAAGGGAAAGGCTCCAACCGGAAGGAAAACCAAATGGAAGATGAATGAGTACAGGGCCATTGAAATAGAAACAGGCCAATCTAACACAGTAGTTCCCAAGGTGAATGTCCAACACAGTTCTTTTTTTATCCCACTAATGAAAACTGTTCCCTGCATTTTT
It includes:
- the LOC118345789 gene encoding NAC domain-containing protein 90-like, giving the protein MEVTQPGFRFYPTEEELVSFYLHKKLEGTRPDLHRVIPVVPVYDIEPWNLPKLAGELCQGDTEQWFFFTPRQEREAKGGRPCRTTVSGYWKATGSPGYVYSSDNRVIGVKKTMVFYKGKAPTGRKTKWKMNEYRAIEIETGQSNTVVPKLRHEFSLCRMYVISGSFRAFDRRPEVSTRMTQNVVDGAASTPPQNATVVEKTSSSDTSFSGGDHADLQEVAGSICWDITDTLEPLWEWEPLNWL